The following proteins are encoded in a genomic region of Methylobacterium tardum:
- a CDS encoding antibiotic biosynthesis monooxygenase family protein, which yields MILEIAQIEIKPGLEAEFEKGITEASAIFKQAKGCRHFEVRRSIEHPQRYRLLIHWDTLEAHTKDFTGSQPWQDYRALVSHCFAGPVAVEHAEQVLKAF from the coding sequence ATGATCCTCGAAATCGCGCAGATCGAGATCAAGCCCGGCCTGGAGGCCGAGTTCGAGAAGGGCATCACCGAGGCCTCGGCGATCTTCAAGCAGGCCAAGGGTTGCCGGCATTTCGAGGTGCGGCGCTCCATCGAGCACCCGCAGCGCTACCGGCTGCTGATCCACTGGGACACGCTGGAGGCCCACACCAAGGACTTCACCGGCTCGCAGCCCTGGCAGGATTACCGCGCCCTGGTCTCCCACTGCTTCGCCGGTCCGGTGGCCGTCGAGCACGCCGAACAGGTGCTGAAGGCGTTCTGA
- a CDS encoding Kdo hydroxylase family protein, which produces MISPIRRVAPGETPGSLARELEAGAVLLFPDLPFPFSEFERRFTEQPFADGKAKNVNIRGEAAELRGAAGTPEEQEALRQLLIRYRGFARDLIGTYLPAYRDRVSLAGTSYRPFDVDRRKLSWRRDDTRLHVDAFPSNPIGEKRILRVFRNINPAGEPRRWRVGEDFGSMADKFLPRLPGYSPLSARLLAALRITKAKRSEYDHLMLHLHDALKQDETYQASAPQADVEFRPGETWVTFSDLVMHGAMGGRYMLEQTAYLPVAAQADPALSPQRILAAKLGRALRT; this is translated from the coding sequence ATGATCAGCCCGATCCGCAGAGTCGCTCCCGGCGAGACGCCCGGCTCCCTGGCCCGGGAGCTGGAGGCCGGGGCGGTCCTGCTGTTCCCCGATCTGCCCTTCCCGTTCAGCGAGTTCGAGCGCCGGTTCACCGAGCAGCCCTTCGCGGACGGCAAGGCCAAGAACGTCAACATCCGGGGCGAGGCCGCCGAGCTGCGCGGCGCGGCCGGCACGCCGGAGGAGCAGGAGGCCCTGCGCCAGCTCCTGATCCGGTACCGCGGCTTCGCCCGCGACCTGATCGGCACCTACCTGCCCGCGTATCGCGACCGCGTGAGCCTCGCCGGCACCTCCTATCGGCCCTTCGACGTCGACCGGCGCAAGCTGAGCTGGCGGCGCGACGACACGCGGCTGCACGTCGACGCGTTCCCGTCGAACCCGATCGGCGAGAAGCGGATCCTGCGGGTGTTCCGCAACATCAACCCGGCGGGCGAGCCGCGGCGCTGGCGGGTCGGCGAGGATTTCGGGTCCATGGCGGATAAGTTCCTGCCGCGGCTGCCGGGCTACTCCCCGCTTTCGGCGCGCCTGCTCGCGGCTTTGCGCATCACCAAGGCGAAGCGCTCAGAATACGACCACCTGATGCTGCACCTGCACGACGCCCTCAAGCAGGACGAGACCTACCAGGCGTCGGCGCCGCAGGCCGACGTGGAGTTCCGCCCCGGCGAGACCTGGGTGACCTTCTCCGACCTCGTGATGCACGGCGCCATGGGCGGCCGCTACATGCTGGAGCAGACCGCCTACCTGCCGGTCGCCGCCCAGGCCGACCCGGCCCTGAGCCCGCAGCGCATCCTCGCGGCCAAGCTCGGCCGCGCCCTTCGCACCTGA